A single Drechmeria coniospora strain ARSEF 6962 chromosome 03, whole genome shotgun sequence DNA region contains:
- a CDS encoding Poly polymerase codes for MGNETESSKQLSDPPINSNQPTYQPTTYGVPEEAFSATTQVAASIPRNASGSVDKAANSQHRTHLACAIGLSNSASLDRTCTLPLSIPASSLRSSSFAMSSEQVYGVTPPMNLHLPTEAEKRASDSLIEELRRQKTFESPSDTQKRHEVLESLQNICDEFVKRVAREKEPNNEMIIKNARGKVFTYGSFRLGVFGPGSDIDTLIVAPKYVTRDDYFKLFPTMLVAMAPKDAITDLTVVTDAFVPIIKFEYAGISIDLIFSRIIQKQLSPDLQDLKDSGLLRGLDEAELRSVNGTRVTDEILNLVPEQSTFRLALRGIKLWAQRRAVYANIMGFPGGVAWAMLVARVCQLYPKAATSVIVNKFFLVISQWRWPQPVLLKPIESGPLPVRVWNPKVYKGDSFHLMPVITPAYPSMCATFNITRSSMTVINRELQRGLEITEAIMMGKRPWCDLFVKHTFFTADYKYYISVTTASKDKEAHKVWSGYVESKIRMLVQKLEMHPSIALARAFNKGYDRRHRCNSNDEIAEVQEGSLACVVKPEDAELNDDSTKPQESTGEGGDAQPAFPTLVHTTTHYIGLQLEDKAKALDLSYQVDEFKALCMAWTKYKDELEPLVSIGVQHARNFNLPDDVFDADETKPQRKNVKSAANVKKRGPTEENPQPSAKRQQASVVAAG; via the exons ATGGGCAATGAGACGGAGTCCTCCAAACAGCTTTCCGACCCGCCAATCAATTCCAACCAGCCTACCTACCAGCCTaccacgtacggagtaccggaGGAAGCATTCTCT GCCACTACTCAAGTGGCAGCCTCGATACCGCGAAACGCctccggcagcgtcgacaaGGCCGCAAATTCGCAGCACCGCACCCATCTGGCCTGCGCCATCGGGCTCTCAAACTCCGCCAGTCTCGatcgtacttgcacattgCCTCTATCCATACCCGCATCGTCGTTGCGTTCTTCCAGTTTCGCAATGTCGAGCGAGCAGGTCTACGGCGTCACGCCGCCCATGAACTTGCATCTGCCTACCGAAGCCGagaagcgagcgagcgactCCCTGATTGAGGAGCTTCGCCGCCAAAAGACTTTCGAGAGCCCATCCGACACCCAAAAAAG GCACGAGGTCCTCGAGTCGCTCCAGAACATTTGCGACGAGTTTGTGAAGCGTGTTGCGAGGGAAAAGGAACCGAACAATGAAATGATCATCAAAAATGCTCGCGGGAAAGTCTTCACGTACGGGAGTTTCCGCCTCGGCGTCTTCGGGCCTGGCTCCGACATCGACACCCTGATCGTCGCGCCCAAGTACGTCACCCGCGACGACTATTTCAAACTTTTTCCGACGATGCTGGTCGCCATGGCTCCCAAGGACGCCATTACAGACTTGACAGTTGTCACGGATGCCTTTGTTCCCATCATCAAGTTCGAGTACGCGGGCATCAGCATTGACCTGATATTTTCTCGCATTATCCAGAAGCAACTGTCTCCGGACCTTCAGGACCTCAAGGATTCCGGGCTCTTGCGTGGTCTGGACGAAGCCGAACTGCGTTCGGTGAATGGCACGCGCGTCACTGACGAGATCTTAAATCTCGTTCCTGAACAAAGCACCTTCCGACTGGCCTTGCGGGGCATCAAACTTTGGGCCCAACGCCGCGCCGTGTACGCCAACATCATGGGTTTTCCTGGCGGCGTGGCTTGGGCTATGCTTGTCGCTCGTGTTTGTCAGCTGTATCCCAAGGCTGCCACGTCCGTCATCGTGAACAAGTTTTTCCTCGTCATCAGCCAATGGCGATGGCCACAGCCTGTGCTTCTGAAGCCCATCGAGAGCGGTCCCCTTCCCGTCCGCGTCTGGAATCCCAAG GTCTATAAAGGTGATTCCTTCCATCTTATGCCCGTCATCACGCCGGCCTATCCTTCCATGTGCGCCACCTTCAACATCACACGCTCCTCCATGACGGTCATCAATCGGGAGCTCCAGCGGGGTTTGGAGATAACGGAGGCCATCATGATGGGCAAGAGACCATGGTGTGATCTCTTTGTCAAGCACACCTTCTTTACCGCCGACTACAAATATTACATTTCCGTCACCACCGCAagcaaggacaaggaggcgCACAAAGTTTGGTCCGGCTACGTCGAGTCCAAGATCAGGATGTTGGTTCAGAAACTGGAGATGCACCCGTCAATAGCGCTAGCTCGTGCCTTCAACAAAGGCTACGACCGACGTCACAGGTGCAACAGTAACGATGAGATTGCCGAGGTCCAGGAAGGCAGCCTCGCATGCGTCGTCAAGCCGGAAGATGCTGAGCTGAACGACGACTCCACGAAGCCGCAGGAGTCGACAGGAGAGGGTGGTGACGCACAGCCTGCCTTTCCCACTCTTGTTCATACCACGACGCACTACATCGGTCTGCAGCTGGAGGACA AGGCCAAGGCTCTCGATCTATCATACCAGGTGGACGAGTTCAAAGCCCTTTGCATGGCGTGGACCAAATACAAGGATGAGTTGGAGCCACTCGTGTCCATTGGCGTACAGCATGCCCGAAA CTTCAATCTTCCCGACGACGTGTTTGATGCGGACGAGACGAAGCCGCAGAGGAAGAATGTCAAAAGCGCAGCCAACGTGAAGAAACGGGGACCGACGGAG GAAAATCCCCAGCCGTCCGCAAAAAGGCAGCAGGCGTCTGTTGTTGCTGCCGGGTGA
- a CDS encoding DUF185 domain-containing protein, with amino-acid sequence MRLKTVPTASHILGHFSSRWLRAGPSSGHGCRSFSSSSWKLSNERKWSTPLAKQLYEAISTTGPVPLASYMRMCLTGDVGGYYSGAIGQSRDQFGTKGDFITSPEISQIFGELIGIWLVAEWTSQGRPERGVQIIEVGPGRGTLMNDVLRTIQRFPPMANAVESIFMVEASRELREAQRRLLCEPVTPANVSEVGHGGTSKHLGKPIVWTETMKSIPKESDKVPFILAHEFFDALPIHSFQSAPASPASVSPEPLPESRSSQTQKSDDDSRLAMEWREMMVSPTPPAAIKPTSTSSTASGKDDPDPEFQLTLSSGTTRHSRYLPDSSPRYRGLKQTRDAVVEICPDASLFAADFSQRIGGSTKHPKANPSGAALIIDYGTSNTVPINSLRGIRHHRLVNPLSLPGLVDLSADVDFTAIAESATLASDGVEVHGPVSQGDFLEHMGIRERANMLTKVVSKDVAENIDKSWKRLVDRGPNGMGRVYKVLAILPENDGRRRPVGFGGDVGT; translated from the exons ATGCGTCTGAAAACAGTCCCGACCGCCTCGCACATTCTTGGACACTTCAGCAGCCGCTGGCTCCGTGCCGGGCCAAGTTCGGGACATGGGTGCCGGAGCTTTTCATCGTCAAGCTGGAAGCTGTCGAATGAGAGGAAGTGGTCAACACCTCTAGCCAAGCAGCTTTATGAAGCCATCTCG ACCACTGGCCCCGTTCCTCTTGCAAGCTATATGCGCATGTGCCTCACCGGCGATGTGGGAGGTTACTACAGCGGCGCCATTGGGCAGTCCCGCGACCAGTTTGGAACCAAGGGTGACTTTATCACCTCGCCCGAAATCTCGCAAATCTTTGGCGAGCTTATCGGCAtctggctcgtcgccgagtgGACCAGCCAGGGGCGTCCTGAACGGGGCGTCCAGATCATCGAAGTCGGCCCAGGACGTGGCACGCTGATGAACGATGTTTTGCGG ACCATTCAGAGGTTTCCTCCCATGGCCAACGCTGTCGAGTCCATCTTCATGGTCGAAGCCAGCCGCGAGCTCAGGGAGGCCCAACGGAGGCTGCTCTGTGAACCAGTCACGCCCGCGAACGTGTCTGAAGTCGGCCATGGAGGCACCAGTAAGCATCTGGGCAAACCTATTGTTTGGACAGAGACGATGAAATCGATCCCCAAAG AGTCGGATAAGGTGCCTTTCATTTTGGCCCATGAATTTTTTGATGCCCTGCCCATTCACTCTTTCcagtcggcgccggcatcgcccgCGTCAGTGTCCCCGGAGCCATTGCCAGAGTCCCGGAGTAGCCAGACGCAAAAGTCGGATGATGACAGCCGGCTCGCCATGGAGTGGCGCGAGATGATGGTTTCGCCGACTCCTCCAGCAGCCATCAAGCCCACCAGCACATCATCTACTGCCTCGGGCAAAGACGATCCTGATCCGGAATTTCAGCTGACCCTGTCCTCTGGCACGACGAGACATTCACGATACCTGCCAGACTCGTCTCCCAGATATCGGGGACTGAAGCAGACGCGTGATGCCGTTGTCGAGATCTGCCCTGACGCATCGCTGTTTGCCGCCGACTTTTCCCAACGCATTGGGGGCTCCACGAAGCACCCCAAGGCAAACCCGAGCGGTGCCGCATTGATTATTGACTATGGCACCTCCAATACCGTCCCCATCAACTCCCTCCGAGGCATCCGGCACCACCGCCTTGTCAACCCGCTTTCCTTGCCCGGACTTGTCGACCTCAGCGCCGACGTTGATTTTACAGCCATTGCGGAGAGTGCAACCCTCGCCAGTGATGGGGTAGAAGTGCACGGCCCGGTTTCGCAAGGCGATTTCCTCGAGCACATGGGCATTCGTGAGCGGGCCAACATGCTCACCAAGGTCGTATCCAAGGACGTTGCTGAAAATATCGACAAGTCCTGGAAACGTCTGGTTGATCGTGGCCCGAACGGCATGGGGAGGGTGTACAAGGTGCTTGCCATCTTGCCTGAGAATGACGGCCGCCGGAGACCGGTTGGATTCGGAGGGGATGTCGGAACGTGA
- a CDS encoding lung seven transmembrane receptor domain-containing protein encodes MKILIGLALLGLSVRTGKALEVGMDQSDQNRQYCSGMYSRTTWGGPVDPFILIKFLSPGPTENKDPIASLLIFEWGDKSLIGIPDPDMPETQLELCREDSVRNGHCNSTDIGEFIVAHNATEKSAAMIFTQAVHLNSPQPIHYAIKKTGYYCVITDGFTSNNYKAIAEFRNAYGELPATQIPKLPFYGGMSILYSLVAVFWGFFYYQHRSDILAVQNYITAILIFLIVEMLITWGFYDYQNNNGSNAGSKVMLVIVGVLNAARNSFSFFLLLIVCMGYGVVKPSLGRTMIHVRWLAAAHFVFGLVYSITSLLISPESAGPFVLLIVLPLAGTLTAFYVWTLNSLSVTLKDLNDRRQHAKEAMYQKLWWAILASILVIFAFFFFNSFSFASVNDPDFVPFHWKTRWFVLDGWLNIVYFADVTFIAYLWRPTANNSRFAMSDEIAQNDDGTFEIGDIGVPDDFDDEDEEAHPGKHQANNPPITGGGPAPAAQPRSQGHTVRQDSLEGETIFAVGDDGDKFSDDGSDEEDKKLVRK; translated from the exons ATGAAGATTCTGATAGGGCTCGCCCTCCTTGGCCTGTCCGTTCGGACTggcaaggcgctcgaggttGGAATG GACCAGTCTGACCAGAACCGCCAGTACTGCTCGG GCATGTATAGTCGAACGACTTGGGGGGGACCCGTCGATCCTTTTATTCTCATCAAGTTTCTTTCTCCTGGACCTACCGAAAACAAGGACCCGATCGCGAGTCTTCTCATCTTCGAGTGGGGTGATAAAAGTCTAATCGGCATCCCCGATCCTGATATGCCCGAAACA CAACTTGAGCTCTGCCGCGAGGATTCCGTCAGGAACGGCCACTGCAACTCGACGGATATCGGAGAATTCATCGTGGCCCACAACGCCACGGAGAAGTCGGCCGCCATGATCTTCACGCAGGCAGTTCATCTCAACTCACCCCAGCCTATTCACTACGCGATCAAGAAAACCGGATATTACTGCGTCATCACGGATGGTTTCACGTCAAATAACTACAAGGCCATCGCAGAGTTTCGAAATGCCTACGGCGAACTCCCGGCAACGCAAATTCCTAAGCTGCCTTTTTATGGCGGCATGTCCATCCTCTATTCCTTGGTCGCCGTATTCTGGGGCTTCTTTTATTATCAGCACCGTTCCGACATCT TGGCCGTGCAGAACTACATTACCGCCATTCTCATTTTCCTCATCGTGGAGATGCTCATAACCTGGGGCTTTTATG ACTATCAGAACAACAACGGTTCGAATGCGGGATCCAAAGTTATGCTTGTCATCGTTGGAGTACTCAATGCGGCGAGAAACTCGTTCTCCTTCTTCCTTTTACTCATCGTTTGCATGGGCTACGGGGTGGTTAAGCCTTCGCTCGGCCGGACCATGATACACGTCCGCTGGCTTGCGGCCGCTCATTTTGTATTCGGTCTTGTGTATTCCATCACCAGTCTTTTAATCTCCCCCGAGAGCGCAG GGCCGTTTGTTCTTCTCATTGTCCTTCCTCTGGCCGGCACGTTGACTGCATTTTACGTTTGGACCCTCAACTCTCTCAGCGTCACTTTGAAAGACCTGAATGACCGCAGGCAGCACGCAAAGGAGGCCATGTACCAAAAACTCTGGTGGGCGATCCTCGCCAGTATTCTGGTCATCTTCgctttcttcttcttcaatAGTTTCTCTTTCGCCTCAGTCAATGACCCCGACTTTGTCCCGTTTCACTGGAAGACGCGATGGTTCGTTCTCGACGGCTGGCTGAATATCGTATATTTCGCCGATGTCACCTTCATCGCCTACCtatggcggccgacggcaaacAACAGCCGCTTCGCCATGAGCGATGAAATCGCCCAGAACGATGACGGGACCTTTGAGATTGGCGATATCGGCGTCCCTGATGATtttgatgacgaggacgaggaggcacATCCAGGCAAGCATCAAGCCAACAACCCCCCTATCACCGGCGGTGGGCCTGCGCCAGCTGCTCAGCCGCGGAGTCAAGGGCACACTGTTCGTCAGGATTCACTCGAGGGCGAGACCAtctttgccgtcggcgacgatggagacAAGTTTTCCGACGATGGGAGCGATGAGGAGGACAAAAAGCTTGTACGAAAATAG
- a CDS encoding Tubulin FtsZ, producing MREIITLQLGHLSNYTATHFWNAQESYFTYDGQDESLIDHNVHWRAGIGQDGADTFLPRTVIYDLKGGFGSLRKINDLYDVTSTESTVTAHSLWRGKSAVHKQQVIEQSDYQQSLDEGTTRPQLTEHSVRYWSDFSHAYYHPKSLVQLYDFELNSTIRPFERFAMGTELFDALDREHDIIDRDWRPFVEECDLMQGVQVFTTLDDAWGGFASSYLEELRDEYPKSCLWVWGLQNPLANVPREKRQLRLANTAQCLSNACPLASMVVPLSLPETQLPLHLAVEPGSPWHVSALLSAAAETAAIQSRMRVGQGNSPASLSDVAEGLNTSGNQTLASCAMDVGHHADEGDRSTLDLDLFRVGREANAAPGTDEARGRIFGQLSSYRGTSEPLIEEKGAPTPRPLPGNPHVRRFNTRLQFPLLDSYPHIYKDASSTQPGISIRTVLSTTTAISARISTLRAQVSRSVVVEERENLSNGLAVIADAYRDDWSSGSDEDNDDM from the exons ATGCGTGAAATCATCACCCTGCAGCTTGGCCATCTCAGCAACTACACCGCCACTCACTTCTGGAACGCACAAGAATCATACTTCACATATGATGGGCAGGACGAGTCCCTCATCGACCACAATGTCCACTGGAGAGCTGGTATAGGTCAGGATGGTGCCGATACGTTCCTACCTCGGACTGTCATCTACGACCTCAAGGGCGGCTTCGGTTCCCTGCGCAAGATCAATGATCTCTATGACGTGACTTCGACCGAGTCGACTGTGACAGCCCATTCGCTGTG GCGTGGCAAATCCGCGGTGCATAAACAGCAAGTTATCGAGCAAAGCGACTACCAGCAGAGCCTGGACGAGGGCACGACGCGCCCGCAACTTACAGAACACAGCGTTCGCTACTGGTCTGACTTCTCCCACGCCTACTACCATCCAAAGTCGTTGGTGCAGCTGTACGACTTTGAGCTCAACTCCACCATTAGACCCTTTGAACGATTTGCCATGGGCACAGAGCTGTTCGACGCACTGGACAGGGAGCACGACATCATCGACAGGGACTGGCGCCCGTTCGTGGAGGAGTGCGACCTCATGCAGGGGGTCCAGGTCTTCACGACACTCGACGATGCCTGGGGCGGCTTTGCCTCATCCTacctcgaggagctgcgcGATGAGTACCCCAAATCGTGTCTCTGGGTGTGGGGCCTCCAGAACCCGTTGGCAAACGTTCCAAGGGAAAAGCGCCAGCTTCGGCTCGCCAACACGGCCCAGTGTCTGAGCAATGCATGCCCCTTGGCGTCCATGGTGGTGCCTCTTTCTCTCCCCGAAACTCAGCTCCCCCTCCACTTGGCTGTTGAACCCGGCTCGCCTTGGCACGTGTCGGCACttctctccgccgccgccgagactGCCGCGATCCAGTCCAGAATGCGTGTCGGACAGGGGAACTCCCCTGCATCTCTGAGTGACGTTGCTGAAGGACTGAACACCAGTGGCAACCAGACTCTTGCCAGCTGCGCCATGGATGTGGGCCATCATGCTGATGAGGGGGACAGGAGCACGCTCGATCTGGACCTTTTCCGGGTAGGTCGTGAGGCAAATGCTGCCCCCGGCACCGACGAAGCGAGAGGGCGAATATTTGGCCAGCTGTCGTCCTATCGAGGTACCAGCGAGCCTTTAATCGAGGAGAAGGGtgcaccgacgccgaggccgctccCTGGCAATCCTCATGTTCGCAG GTTCAACACCCGTTTGCAATTTCCGCTCTTGGATAGCTATCCGCACATCTACAAGGATGCTTCCAGTACCCAACCAGGGATATCCATACGCACTGTCTTGTCCACAACGACCGCAATTTCAGCCCGGATAAGCACCCTCCGAGCCCAGGTATCACGGTCTGTTGTGGTGGAAGAGCGTGAGAATCTAAGCAACGGGcttgccgtcatcgccgacgcctacCGAGATGACTGGTCAAGTGGGAGCGATGAAGACAATGATGACATGTAG
- a CDS encoding glucosyl/glucuronosyl transferase, whose product MPRSTVDRNFNDVSKIVVTDRFLVPEPDRPRETTRTYEEWDHPGHVHISHPSLEAGADVSHDGRVNIHIRAQDGCLHLQSTAENRNLTGSPSPRFPISSRPSLTGEPGKVPRPQLNVAIQIVGSRGDVQPFVALGRVLKDTYGHRVRIATHPIFQTFVEENDLEFFSIGGDPAELMAFMVKYPGLMPGIEALKSGEISKRRVGIREILLGCWRSCIEAGNGLRPPPKFRNGNEPVGLSTGVPGNQPLVPFVADAIIANPPSFAHIHVAEKLGIPLHMMFTMPWSPTRAFPHPLANVRSSNMNDATTNHLTYTLVEMMTWQGLGDVVNRFRETTLHLPPLSFLHAPGLLTRLKVPHTYCWSPALIPKPNDWRDHIDVAGFFFLNLASSFTPDSHLAAFLNAGPPPIYIGFGSIVVDDPVAMTRIIFDAIRRTGLRALVSKGWGDLGADDVGVPEGVHMLGDVPHDWLFERVSCVVHHGGAGTTAAGIRAGKPTLVIPFFGDQPFWGSMIARAKAGPKPIMHQDLDAEKLAEALLFCLRAETKEQARKLGERIREEQGCNVGAKCFHDHLDTKNLRCSMVPSRAAAWQVKGSKLQLSPLAASVLVQAGLLQYSDVALFRAVEYVTEDQPTDPISAGAASIFADLTSIGMAVADLPRELFRIGKRNKANPSEQSCLSRHSSEDSMDLSAEATGTAPPGPTETSESIGDAEVVTTPPRTLQVPRRDSSAADDETHVHVSATLEESIRGVIGAGRGVGHAVSTGVKSPMNFCLGLAKGFRNIPRLYNDDTVRPIKKVTGIRSGIQIAGKELGYGFFDGIAGLVTQPIRGAQKEGTAGLLKGVGMGVGGLIAKPAAGRFGSDPVSPFSALTRTGIWGAPAYIMQGAHAELHSLFSQGAQNHITTSRAVQGYQEMCKATDEEKAEVVRKWKMAKLDLENCYMVKQENETMENV is encoded by the exons ATGCCTCGGTCGACCGTCGATCGAAATTTCAACGACGTGTCCAAAATCGTAGTGACAGACAGGTTCCTCGTGCCAGAGCCCGATCGGCCTCGCGAGACGACACGAACGTACGAGGAATGGGACCATCCTGGCCATGTCCATATCAGTCACCCCAGCCTCGAGGCTGGCGCTGATGTATCTC ACGATGGCCGGGTCAACATCCACATCAGAGCGCAAGACGGGTGCCTTCACCTCCAGTCCACAGCAGAGAACCGGAACTTGACTGGTTCTCCATCTCCGCGGTTCCCCATCAGTTCTCGTCCAAGTCTTACGGGTGAACCTGGGAAGGTCCCTCGTCCGCAGCTCAATGTCGCCATCCAGATTGTCGGCTCACGCGGGGACGTCCAACCATTTGTTGCCCTCGGGAGGGTCCTCAAGGACACTTACGGTCACAGAGTCAGGATAGCGACTCACCCCATCTTCCAGACCTTTGTCGAGGAGAACGACCTCGAATTTTTCAGCATAGGCGGCGACCCAGCGGAGCTCATGGCGTTCATGGTCAAATACCCGGGTCTCATGCCCGGAATCGAAGCCCTAAAGAGCGGCGAAATCAGCAAGCGTCGAGTGGGGATTCGGGAAATCCTACTTGGATGTTGGAGGTCGTGTATCGAAGCCGGCAATGGCCTCAGACCGCCACCAAAGTTCCGTAATGGGAACGAGCCTGTCGGCTTGTCCACAGGCGTTCCAGGAAACCAGCCCCTGGTGCccttcgtcgccgatgcAATCATTGCCAACCCTCCCAGCTTCGCACACATACACGTTGCCGAGAAGCTCGGCATCCCACTGCACATGATGTTTAC CATGCCGTGGTCCCCCACCAGGGCCTTTCCTCACCCGCTTGCGAATGTCCGGTCATCCAATATGAATGATGCTACGACCAACCACCTGACGTACACGCTCGTCGAAATGATGACCTGGCAGGGCCTAGGGGATGTCGTCAACCGATTTCGAGAAACGACGTTGCATCTACCTCCGCTCTCCTTCCTCCACGCACCTGGACTTCTCACCCGACTCAAGGTCCCGCATACGTATTGCTGGTCTCCTGCGTTGATCCCAAAGCCGAACGATTGGCGAGATCATATTGATGTCGCTGGGTTTTTCTTCCTGAATCTCGCCTCTTCCTTCACCCCCGACTCCCATCTGGCCGCATTCCTCAACGCCGGGCCACCTCCAATCTACATCGGATTCGGATCCATCGTGGTGGATGATCCCGTGGCAATGACCCGGATCATATTCGATGCCATTCGACGAACAGGCCTGCGAGCATTGGTTTCCAAGGGATGGGGTGACTtgggtgccgacgacgtcggagTTCCCGAGGGAGTCCACATGCTAGGCGATGTTCCCCACGACTGGCTCTTCGAACGTGTCTCATGCGTCGTTCACCATGGTGGCGCCGGTACTACCGCGGCCGGTATCAGGGCGGGAAAGCCGACGTTGGTTATCCCATTTTTTGGCGACCAGCCATTCTGGGGTTCCATGATAGCCCGAGCCAAGGCGGGCCCGAAGCCGATCATGCATCAAGATCTGGACGCCGAGAAGCTGGCCGAGGCTCTCCTATTTTGTCTACGGGCGGAAACGAAGGAGCAGGCCAGAAAACTCGGCGAAAGAATACGCGAGGAACAGGGATGTAACGTTGGTGCGAAGTGCTTCCACGACCACCTCGACACCAAGAACCTGCGTTGCTCGATGGTACCCAGCAGAGCTGCGGCTTGGCAAGTCAAGGGGAGCAAGCTCCAACTGTCGCCCTTGGCTGCGTCTGTACTTGTCCAAGCGGGACTCTTGCAGTACTCCGATGTTGCCCT TTTCCGAGCTGTCGAGTACGTCACGGAGGATCAACCTACCGACCCAATCTCGGCCGGTGCTGCTTCCATCTTCGCGGACCTCACCAGCATCGgcatggccgtggccgacttGCCCAGAGAATTGTTCAGAATCGGCAAACGCAACAAGGCGAACCCAAGTGAACAGTCGTGTCTTTCACGACACTCTAGTGAGGATAGTATGGATCTGTCTGCCGAGGCTACCGGCACCGCCCCCCCTGGACCTACTGAAACCAGTGAAAGCattggcgatgccgaggttGTTACGACACCCCCTCGCACATTGCAAGTGCCTCGACGAGACTCCTCGGCGGCAGATGACGAAACACACGTTCATGTCTCGGCTACTCTGGAGGAGAGCATTAGGGGAGTCATTGGGGCGGGACGGGGAGTCGGCCACGCTGTGTCAACAGGTGTGAAATCCCCCATGAATTTTTGCCTCGGCCTGGCCAAAGGATTCCGGAATATACCGAGGTTGTACAACGATGACACTGTCCGGCCGATAAAGAAAGTCACGGGTATTCGCAGTGGCATACAGATTGCTGGCAAGGAACTGGGATATGGTTTCTTCGACGGGATAGCCGGTCTTGTCACCCAGCCGATTCGTGGCGCTCAGAAGGAGGGCACTGCAGGGCTACTTAAAGGTGTAGGCATGGGAGTCGGTGGCCTCATTGCGAAGCCCGCGGCCGGTAGGTTTGGTTCCGACCCCGTCTCTCCATTCTCCGCACTAACACGCACAGGTATTTGGGGTGCTCCGGCGTATATTATGCAAGGAGCTCATGCGGAGCTACACAGCCTCTTCTCCCAAGGCGCGCAAAATCACATCACCACCTCCAGGGCTGTGCAGGGATATCAAGAGATGTGCAAGGCCACGGACGAGGAGAAAGCCGAAGTCGTCAGAAAATGGAAAATGGCAAAACTGGACCTTGAGAACTGTTACATGGTGAAGCAGGAGAATGAAACGATGGAGAACGTCTGA